The genomic interval GGCCATCCGCCCCGGTCCGCAAGATCACCGGCGCCTCCGTCCGGGAAACCACGGTCTGCCTCATGGCTCTCCCTCCTCGTCGGAGGAGTCACGTCACCGCTGCCGGAGCCGTGGACCGTCCACGGCTCCGGGAAAGGCCCTACAAAATGGGACACTTTTGTCCTGGTCAGTGTTCCCAGGCGCGGGCCGGCTGCTGCTCGCGCCGGGCAGGTCCGCCCGCGGCGCGGCGAGCGGGACTGCGGTGTCAACGGCTGGCACCCGGGGTGCGGCGCTCGGCAGGACGCGGCGTCGGCGTGTACGGGACCGGGATGTACTCCACCGAGGGGCGCCGGCCACGGGGTTGGGGGTAGTACCCCATGAGTACCCGCACCGCATCGGGCAGGTCCGTGCTCACCGGCAGTCCGAGCCCGGCCGCGGTGGTCGCGTCGATCGGGTAGTCGTGGGTCCACCGGCCTTCGGACAGGGCGGCCGCCACCTCCTCCGCCTTCTCCGCGCTCATGTGCCGGCGCAGCAGCGTCGCGGCGAAGCTCCGCACCTGCCGCTGGGCCTTGGCGGCGACGTCGGCCAGGATCAGGGTGCGGTCGTCGATCTCGTTGACCTCCTTGCGCTCCACCACTCGCAGGATCGACGCGGCAGGAAAGTCCCCGATCTGGGGATCGATGGGGCCCAGTACCGCTGAGGGGGCCATCACGATGCGGTCCGCCGCCAGCGCGATCAACGTCCCCCCGCTCATCGCGTAATGCGGCACATACACCGTCACCGGCGCCGGATGCGCCGCCAGCGCGGCCGCGATCTGTTCAGCGGCCAGCACCAGTCCGCCCGGAGTGTGCAGCACCAGTTCGAGCGGCACCTCGTCGTCGGTCATCTCGATCGCCCGGATCACGGCCTCGGAGTCGTCGATGTCGATGAACCCGCCGAACGGGATCCCCAGGAAGGCGAATCCCTCCCGCCGGTGGATCAGCGTGATCACCCGCGATCCGTGCTGCTTCTCCAGCGCCCGGATCGTCCGCGCCCGCTGGGCCTGCAGCCACCGCTGCTGCAGCGCTGGCTGCAGCGTGGACAGCAACATGAAGATCAACAGGATGTCGAACGGGGTCACGCCCGCACCCCCTCCGCGTAGTGCCAATCTGCCTGTGCCGATCGCGGGCACCGCCCCTAAATCTCCCCCGCGGCTCCTGGCGCTAAAGATGCGTGAAGCGACCCGCCGACGCCGGCCGTGCGGTTCCCCGCCGCTGCGGTGGCCCTGCGCACGGCCTTGTTCTCAGGAACAGGCAGAAGTGCCGGAAACCGGGAATAGCGCGAACAGGCGCGCTGTCATGAATGTGCGGAAGCCCCGGGGAGCTTCCGGAAGGACAGCCGGAACACCGGGAACCGGGAATAGCGCGAACAGATGCGCTGTCATGAATACACGGAAGCCACCGGGAGCTTCCGGAAGTAGCTGTACGTGCCCGACACGAGCAGCTGCGGAAGGAGGTGATCGGTGATGGCGCTTCCGGTACTGCAGCGCGAAACGGCCCTGTGGGATCCGTTCCGTGAGTTCGCGGATCTCCACCAGCGGATGGGCCAGCTGATGCAGTCGGTGCTCGGCGCGTTCGACGGCGCGATTTCCGCCGCGCCGTGGTCGCCGCTGGCCGACGTGGAGGAGACCGACGACGCCTACCTGGTCCAGATCGACCTGCCGGGCGTGCGTCGGGACGACGTCACCGTGGAGGTGATCGGCAACGAGCTCACCGTCCACGGTGAGGTCAAGGAGCGGGAGCGCACCGGCGTGGTGCGTCACCGCGCCCGCCGCTACGGCCAGTTCGACTACCGGCTGACGCTGCCGGCCGACGTGGACGCCGACCACGTCTCCGCCGAGCTGGCCGACGGCGTGCTGACGGTGCGCGTCCCCAAGACCGAGGAGGCCAAGCCGCGCCGCATCGAGATCACCGCTCGGTGATCCCACGGCGCGGCCGGGACCACACGTGACTACCTTTCCGAGAGGGGGTGGTCGCGATGATGGTCTTCCCGAGGAGGCTGGACCGGGCGTAGCACCCGGCACAAACCCAACCGGAGAAGGCCCGGCTCCGAGTGGTCGCCCCAAGCCGGCACCCCCACCCGGGGAGCCGGCCGGGGAAGGGTCACGGCACCCTAGAGCCGCACGGAGCCTGAGCCGATGGTCGGAAGCCCGCTCCGGGACCCATACCCCGCCCACCGGCGAAACCGCTCCCCTCGATCGCGGGATCACACCACAGGGCACGGTGGCCGCGGTTCCCGGGCGGGCGGCAGTTTCTTTTTTACTTTCTTTCCCCAGCAGCCGTACGCCGTCTCGTCTTCGCTGCCGCGCTGGTCCGGTACGGCGAGGAAGGCGGCGTGGATCTCGTAGACGCAGCCGGGCCGATCAGGTACGCCCGGCCGCTGCGTCTGACCGGTAAGCAGCTCTTTCGCACAAGCCGAACGGGCCGGCCGGTCCCTGGTGTCGCACAGCGGCCGGCTCAGACCGCCCGCGCGGCGCGCGGGCCGGTGGCGTGCTCCAGATAGCCGGCGAGGTGCTCTTCACGGGTGCCAGCCACCTCAGCGAGGAGGCCGCGCAGCCGGGCGGCGTCTTGCTCGGGCAGGGCCAGCAGCGGGCGGCGCAGCCGTACCGACCAGCTGGCCGGGTCGGGGAAGGCGGCCAGCTCGGGGACGAGCGGGGCCAGCTCCACGCCGCCGCCGAACGGGGCCAGCTCCGTCACCCTGATCCGGCAGCCGGAGGCGAACTCCCGGCCGGCCACGGTCACCGGCGGGTCCAGCACGGTCACCGGCGAGGCCACGGTCGCCCGCGCGATCACCCGGCCCCGGTCGCGGGTGGGGTTGTTCCACGCGCCCCGGGTCGCGTAGACCAGCAGCTCGTCGCCGGGCTCCAGCCGGGACACCTCGGCGTGACGACGGGCCGGGAAGGCCATCCGCTGCTCCCGCAACACCCAGGCGACCGCCTCGCCGTGCCCGAGGATGAGCAGGTACGTGCCGGACATGCCGATCACGTTAGCGGAGTGGGGCGTGGGTCGCCCCGATGACTGGCCGGCGACCCGCCCGCGTGCTGAGAAGCCGCAGGCATGCGGCGGAGAAACACAGCTTCCGCCGGAGCGAGCCCACGTCGGGAGCCGCACGGTCTCAATCGGCATCGCCGATGCTCAGCACTCCGTGCGCGACGCCTTCGACGACCGCCGAGCCGAGCTGGTCGAGAGCGGACACCTGACGGCGCAGCGCGGCGAGTCGCCGGTCCAGTTCGGCGAGGAACTCGTCGAGCCGCGCGACCTCCTCGGGACTCAGGGTCGGCAGCTCCAGCTCCCGCAAGGAGACCCGGCGCACGGTCGATCCGGTGTGGCGGGACGCGTTGCGGGGAGCGGTCAGGAGCCGGGCCAGGACGCGGGGGCGCATCCATGGCGTCGCGGACGTTTGCGTGATGCGCAGCACTTGGGCCGGGCTGAGCACCACGCTGTCGCCGCGCTCGTCGACCAGCGCGTGGACGCCGTACTCGGCCAGGACGATCACATCGCCTGGCGCAGTGCGCCTGACGTTCCGGTAGTCGGCGAGGACGTGCGCTGATGGCGCGTTCTCCGACCACGTGCTGCCCCGGCAACTCCCTCTTTCCGATGACGCGATACCCCTGCGCTCGGCCAACCACTCTTCCCGCTCTTCCACGGTGCGGCCCCTCCCCGAAACCACGGGCGTGCGCTATCGTCGAGCGCGTAAGCCCCGGTGTTGCCTCTGCTTGCATGCGACCCGGGGCACAGCCTTTTCATGCACGGCCTTACGCGCACGGCTTCGCCGCCCGGTTCGTCGTAACCCGCGGCCGTCCTCCCCGGCGCGATCCAGGTAGCAAGCACGTGCCGTCTGTGTAAGTAGTAAGCCGGGTTACCAGTGCAGATCGGAGAACGCGCCGTACCGATAGCGCGACGTGTTCCCGCGCTGGTGGGAGGATCAGGTCGTGATCATTCCAACACCTGAGGACGTACGGGCCGCCGCCGACACGCCGCAGTACCGCGAGCGGGGCGTGCGCTACTTCGAGCAGGGCCGCGTGGACCACCTGGAACCGGACGGGGACGGGGTGTACGCCGTGGTGAGCGGTCAGGACGCCTACCAGGTCCGGCTGTGGTGGGAGGACGGCCGGCTGGCCGGCGAGTGTGACTGCCCGGTGGGTGCCGACGGCTGGTTCTGCAAGCACTGCGTCGCCGCGGGCCTGGCCTGGGCGGAGGCCGGGCGCTTCTTCGAGGAGGGCCAACCGGCCGGCGGGCCGCCCGTCCCGCCCGGGCCGGCCGAGGTGGCGGCGGCCGTGGCGGCGCTCGGTCCTGAGCGGCTGGCCGAGGTGGTGGCCGAGGAGGCGCGGCGGAACAGCGCGTTCGCCGCGCTCCTGGTCGCCCGGGCCGGGCTGCTGCCCGCGCCTGAGCCGGGGC from Carbonactinospora thermoautotrophica carries:
- a CDS encoding SWIM zinc finger family protein; translation: MIIPTPEDVRAAADTPQYRERGVRYFEQGRVDHLEPDGDGVYAVVSGQDAYQVRLWWEDGRLAGECDCPVGADGWFCKHCVAAGLAWAEAGRFFEEGQPAGGPPVPPGPAEVAAAVAALGPERLAEVVAEEARRNSAFAALLVARAGLLPAPEPGQIERVRAALARAARGETWHPWRLRDRFARALGELRLLVHSCAGPQVVALVDEFAAVWEEACEELLYDEEDPTSERIAGEIAAELEALRAEAERLAGG
- a CDS encoding EVE domain-containing protein, producing MSGTYLLILGHGEAVAWVLREQRMAFPARRHAEVSRLEPGDELLVYATRGAWNNPTRDRGRVIARATVASPVTVLDPPVTVAGREFASGCRIRVTELAPFGGGVELAPLVPELAAFPDPASWSVRLRRPLLALPEQDAARLRGLLAEVAGTREEHLAGYLEHATGPRAARAV
- a CDS encoding restriction endonuclease subunit S domain-containing protein; this encodes MIVLAEYGVHALVDERGDSVVLSPAQVLRITQTSATPWMRPRVLARLLTAPRNASRHTGSTVRRVSLRELELPTLSPEEVARLDEFLAELDRRLAALRRQVSALDQLGSAVVEGVAHGVLSIGDAD
- a CDS encoding Hsp20/alpha crystallin family protein, whose amino-acid sequence is MALPVLQRETALWDPFREFADLHQRMGQLMQSVLGAFDGAISAAPWSPLADVEETDDAYLVQIDLPGVRRDDVTVEVIGNELTVHGEVKERERTGVVRHRARRYGQFDYRLTLPADVDADHVSAELADGVLTVRVPKTEEAKPRRIEITAR
- a CDS encoding SDH family Clp fold serine proteinase; this translates as MTPFDILLIFMLLSTLQPALQQRWLQAQRARTIRALEKQHGSRVITLIHRREGFAFLGIPFGGFIDIDDSEAVIRAIEMTDDEVPLELVLHTPGGLVLAAEQIAAALAAHPAPVTVYVPHYAMSGGTLIALAADRIVMAPSAVLGPIDPQIGDFPAASILRVVERKEVNEIDDRTLILADVAAKAQRQVRSFAATLLRRHMSAEKAEEVAAALSEGRWTHDYPIDATTAAGLGLPVSTDLPDAVRVLMGYYPQPRGRRPSVEYIPVPYTPTPRPAERRTPGASR